ccGCACAGGAGAAGAAGCTGCGCTTGGCCAAGGTCTATCTGGAGCAGCTCAGGCAGCAAGGTGAGCCTGTGGGCTGGGCAGGTGAGGGGCATGGCCTGTGCCCCTGGTGGGTGACTGATGCAGGTACCTGGTGGGCAGCCGGGGCTTCAGGTTCTGGCTGCCCTATGGGAGGGTGGCCGTGAGCTCTGATGGACCTCTTCGGGTGGGCCAGGCTTCACAGGGCTTTAGACTGATCTGATAAGCAAAGCTAgagggtgggcaggaggagatCATCCAGCCCTCCCTGCCCTACCCCCCATGCCCCGCCACCTTTGCCCAAGGTGGCCTGAACTTCCGTGGGACACAGCCCAAGTGTTCAGGGCCTAGGACTGAGGCGGCAGGTTGGGACAGGAAGGGAAAAGTGGGGTCTTGGCCTGGGTTTacttgggctcctctgtcctccacagaggaggagaaggctgAGGCCCGCGAATTTGAGGAGGACCAGGTGGCAGGGAGGCTGAAGGAGGATGTGGTGAGTGTGGAGGGAGGGTGGTGGCAGGGAAGGGATGGGATTGGTCTGCTTCTGGGATCTCATTCCTCTCCTCTCCACGCAGCTCGAGCAGAGGGGCAGGCTGCAGAAGTCAGTGGCAAAGGAGGTGAGTGGGCAGGGCACTTTGGTGTCAGATTGGAGGGAATCACCTGGGTCAGTGGGCAAATGGCCCAACTGGGGACTCAGGCTGTGGGGTCTTTGCTGTGAAACGTAGTGGGCACCTGGCCAGACAGGGTCAGTCCTTGCAACCTTGGGTTTGGCTTTCCTTCTTGGCAGTGTGGTGGGAAAgggtggcgtgtgtgtgtgtgtgtgtgtgtgtgtgtgtgtgtgtgtgtgtggagggtggcCTTCCTGCCCCCAGTCGCAGTGACCCAGCACCTGCCTGCCTAGATCCAGGCCCCAGACCCGGCTGACATTCGAATCCTACGTGGCCACCAGCTGTCTATCACGTGTTTGGTTGTCACCCCTGATGACCTGGCCATCTTTTCTGCTGCCAAAGACTGCACCATTATTAAGTGTGAGTGAGTGCCTGGGTGGGGGTGCAGCCCCAAGGGATCATCTGGGAGGGCTGGTCTGGGGAGGAGGGAATAAGCAGGGAAGACAGAGGCCTGATGGGGAAAGCTTCTGGAGGCAGGTTTGCTCCCTGAGAGGTGTTTTCTGGGTGACGGTGGAAGTGTCTGTCCAGGAGTGGGGCTTTGTGAGCTCTCTGTCGCTGTCATCGGAGATGATGGAGGAGAGGCGGGGTGGTGATTTAACAGAAATTGATGCTGCAGGTGGGCAGTTGGACTAGAGGATGCTTGAGGCTCCGCACAGCCCTGGGATTGAGTTCCTGGTCCTCCTGCGTTCCCAGCCTTTGACCGCTGAGGGGTGGCCTCCTCCACCCACAGTAGTAACAGGAGGAGCTCGCACCATCAGCCCCAAGCACTTTCCTGTGCCTTCTCTTCCGGGCTTCCTGGCTGCCCTTTGGGATTACTGGCAccacttgacagatgaggaaactgaggtgacTTGTCCAGGAGCTCACAGTGGCTGAGCCAGATCTTCTGACCTGAGGCCAGGACTTTTTCCATGGTCCCATGGGGCCCTTAAAGGGGACTACCAGACGCCTACCCCAGTCCTAGCAGCATCTGTCTTCCCCTTGGTGCCAGGGAGCGTGGAGAGTGGACGGAAACTTCATGTGATCCCTCGAGCCAAGAAGGGCACCGAGGGGCAACCCCCCGGCCACAgcacccatgtcctctgcatggCCATCTCTTCCGATGGCAAGTACTTGGTAAGGCTGCGTTGGCCCCGGGGGTGGGTGAGAGGTGTGGGCACACAGTGGGTGCCTCTGGCCATGGTCCTTGTCCTCATAGGCTTCAGGCGACCGCAGCAAGCTCATTCTCATTTGGGAGGCCCAGAGCTGCCAGCACCTGTACACCTTCACGGGACACCGGGACGCTGTGTCGGTAAGGAGCTGGGCCGCCTTCAGTGGACATTTCTCAAGCACCTGAGTGGGCCAGGCTTGGTGCTTGGCTCCAGGGAATGGCGTGAATGAGGCAGAGGGTCCTCATCCTCATAGAACCTGCATGTCGGTGTATAGGACAGAAACAGGGAAGCGATGGGGAAGAGCTGGGGGAGATTGAGGTGAGCTTGCCTAGGGAGGAGGCGGCCTCCAAGGAGTCTGTTCCTGCTTGACAAGGGCAAGTGAGTGTGCCTCTGTCTCCACGTAGAGCCCCACAGAGCACTCTCGAGGGGGCTCCCTGGGCCTGACCTCTGTCTCGCCTGATGTAGCCCAGGtccccttcttccctctttccaTGAACTCCCAGGGGCTGGCGTTCCGCAGAGGCACCCACCAGCTCTACAGCACATCCCACGACCGCTCTGTGAAGGTGTGGAATGTGGCAGAGAACTCCTATGTGGAGACGCTGTAAGTGTGCCCGGGGAGAGggcatgcacacgtgtgtgttcAGGTTCATGGGTGACCTCATCGTCCATCTGTCCCCTGCTCCAGCTTCGGGCACCAGGACGCTGTGGCCGCACTGGATGCTCTGAGCAGGGAGTGCTGTGTGACCGCCGGGGGCCGGGACGGGACCGTGCGTGTGTGGAAGATCCCCGAGGAGTCCCAGCTTGTCTTCTATGGCCACCAGTAAGGCGGCCTGCCGTGCCCAGCGTGGGGGGCATCGTGGGCTGGGGGTGAGGCTGGGCCATGCCCCTCACGGCTCCTTTCTCAGGGGCTCCATCGACAGCATCCAGCTCATCAACGAGGAGCACATGGTGTCGGGTGCAGACGACGGGTAAGAgctgcccctccccccgccccaggctTGCTGCATAGAAAATCCCCCTGGTCGGGAGCTGGAGTAGCCGCTTTCCATAGgtggggacactgaggcagagAGCGCAGGTCACCCTGTCTGCTTCACGTGGCTGGTGTGCACTTGGTCCCTTCCTGCCATGTggccctctgccctgcccctgaCCGCCCACTCACCCTACTCCCTGTCCACAGTTCCGTGGCCCTGTGGGGCCTCTCCAAGAAGCGGCCACTTGCCCTGCAGCGTGAGGCCCATGGGCTGCGGGGGGAGCCGGGCTTGGAGCAGCCCTTCTGGGTGTCGTCAGTCGCAGCCCTGCTCAACACAGACCTTGTGGCCACAGGTGGGTCCCCTGTGTGGCAGAGAGGAGGTTATCCCAGGGTAGGCTGCTGAGGGGGTTGCTCActgtctccctgtctcccagGCTCCCACAACAATTCTGTGCGGCTCTGGCAATGTGGAGAGGGCTTCCGGCAGCTTGACCTTCTCTATGACATCCCCCTGGTGAGTGGGGCTTGAATACCAGCCTGTCTTTACCACTCTCCCAAAGCCCCTTACCAGTCTTTTCCTGCCAGAAGGGTGGTTCCTCAGGGCAGGGCCAGCTGTGACTTCCCTTTGTAGCCCCAGCTCCTACAGGGCCTGCAGAaactctcccttcttcctctcccttctc
This region of Bos indicus isolate NIAB-ARS_2022 breed Sahiwal x Tharparkar chromosome 22, NIAB-ARS_B.indTharparkar_mat_pri_1.0, whole genome shotgun sequence genomic DNA includes:
- the RRP9 gene encoding U3 small nucleolar RNA-interacting protein 2, which codes for MSATRAARKRGKPASGAGAGAEAFKRRRKGDSSGDKVKSKGGGKMNEEISSDSESESLALRRTEEEEEEELEETAQEKKLRLAKVYLEQLRQQEEEKAEAREFEEDQVAGRLKEDVLEQRGRLQKSVAKEIQAPDPADIRILRGHQLSITCLVVTPDDLAIFSAAKDCTIIKWSVESGRKLHVIPRAKKGTEGQPPGHSTHVLCMAISSDGKYLASGDRSKLILIWEAQSCQHLYTFTGHRDAVSGLAFRRGTHQLYSTSHDRSVKVWNVAENSYVETLFGHQDAVAALDALSRECCVTAGGRDGTVRVWKIPEESQLVFYGHQGSIDSIQLINEEHMVSGADDGSVALWGLSKKRPLALQREAHGLRGEPGLEQPFWVSSVAALLNTDLVATGSHNNSVRLWQCGEGFRQLDLLYDIPLVGFVNSLKFSSAGDFLVAGVGQEHRLGRWWRIKEARNSVCIIPLRRAPRPPAAGS